A region from the Antennarius striatus isolate MH-2024 chromosome 22, ASM4005453v1, whole genome shotgun sequence genome encodes:
- the ssbp1 gene encoding single-stranded DNA-binding protein, mitochondrial, producing MLRTASTQMFRQLVRHRSTETSLILERSINRVQLLGRVGQDPVMRQMEGRNPVTIFSVATNEMWRTGDGEVNTTGEVSQKTTWHRVSVFKPGLRDVAYQYIKKGSRVLVEGKLDYGEYVDKNQVRRQATTIIADNIVFLSDNIRDRT from the exons ATGTTAAGAACAGCCTCAACACAG ATGTTTAGACAACTGGTGAGACACAGGAGCACAGAGACCAGCCTCATTCTGGAGAGAT CCATAAACCGAGTGCAGCTCTTAGGTCGGGTGGGTCAAGACCCAGTAATGAGACAAATGGAGGGTCGTAACCCTGTGACCATCTTCTCCGTAGCAACCAATGAAATGTGGCGCACAGGAGACGGAGAGGTTAACACTACAG GTGAAGTAAGTCAGAAGACGACGTGGCATCGTGTGTCTGTGTTCAAACCTGGTTTGAGAGACGTTGCCTACCAGTACATCAAGAAAGG GTCCAGGGTCCTTGTAGAAGGGAAACTGGACTACGGAGAATATGTGGACAAGAACCAAGTCAGACGTCAGGCCACAACCATTATAGCAG ACAACATCGTCTTTCTGAGCGACAACATTCGAGACAGGACCTGA
- the LOC137589120 gene encoding peroxisomal succinyl-coenzyme A thioesterase-like isoform X2 produces MKERLSTMAQSAPPVLSVVPTRALVDEKFKVVVENLAPGSPVTLHSFHQSEDQDYWEAFGHYISDHRGAVSVAEDFSFGGTYTGVEVMGLLWSMRPAPGSREGNRLRKKNVCTPMLVSISVYRGHLAEGFRDQSPLASVLIERWYMAPGVQRINIREKGVRGTLFIPPGPGPFPGVLDMWGGGGGLVEYRSSLLASHSYASFALEYFTDGQAEVELSYFEAAFNILKDHPQVRPDRIGIFGICLGSSVAMHMVTRSTIVKPLCCVCVSGFHVIIPGFGKRQINELLNKYSNVMRVDENNHHIWREIGLQIMKDPSKKLNMGNISCPLLLVNGLDDQNCAASKFAEDIFQTLNATGKDHLLTTVQYPGAGHLIEPPFSPHNRATTFLTGTNSKLILLWGGQTKAHADAQEDGWKRILVFLQRHLYSSIIPKAKAIIDHGSVRPSGSLRGPHSGSGG; encoded by the exons ATGAAGGA GCGATTGTCGACCATGGCTCAGTCCGCCCCTCCAGTTCTCTCTGTTGTCCCCACTCGGGCTCTGGTGGATGAGAAGTTCAAGGTGGTGGTAGAGAACCTGGCTCCAGGATCCCCAGTAACCCTTCACTCCTTCCACCAGTCAGAGGATCAGGATTACTGGGAGGCCTTTGGACACTACATCAGTGATCACAGAGGAGCGGTATCTG TTGCAGAGGATTTTAGTTTTGGGGGCACCTACACAGGAGTAGAGGTCATGGGTTTGTTGTGGAGTATGCGGCCAGCTCCAGGAAGTCGAGAAGGCAACAG gttgagaaagaaaaatgtctgcACCCCCATGCTGGTCAGCATCTCGGTCTACAGAGGACATTTAGCTGAGGGCTTCAGGGATCAGAGTCCTCTGGCGTCGGTGCTCATAGAAAGATGGTACATGGCTCCAGGGGTCCAGAGGATCAATATCAGAGAGAAAGGAGTCAGAGGGACCCTCTTTATACCACCAG GTCCTGGGCCTTTCCCTGGGGTGCTGGATAtgtggggagggggtggaggacTGGTGGAGTATCGCTCGTCTCTGCTGGCATCCCACAGTTATGCTTCTTTTGCACTGGAGTATTTCACCGATGGTCAAGCAGAAGTTGAATTGAGCTATTTTGAG GCAGCATTTAATATTCTAAAGGACCATCCTCAAGTGAGGCCAGACAGAATTGGAATTTTCGGTATTTGCCTCGGCTCATCTGTGGCCATGCATATGGTAACAAGGAGCACCATTGTTAAG cctctttgttgtgtttgtgtcagcgGCTTCCACGTCATTATTCCTGGATTTGGCAAGAGACAAATCAATGAACTATTGAATAA GTATTCTAATGTGATGCGTGTGGATGAGAACAACCATCACATATGGCGAGAGATTGGTTTGCAAATTATGAAAGACCCGTCAAAGAAACTGAAT atggggaacatcagctGTCCTCTGTTGTTGGTCAATGGCCTTGATGATCAAAACTGTGCTGCATCCAAGTTTGCTGAAGAT ATCTTCCAGACATTGAATGCCACAGGGAAGGACCACCTGCTGACCACAGTGCAATACCCTGGTGCTGGACACCTGATTGAACCACCCTTCTCACCACACAACAGGGCTACTACATTTTTGACCGGCACAAATTCTAAAT tgatATTGCTGTGGGGAGGACAAACAAAAGCCCATGCAGATGCCCAGGAAGATGGCTGGAAGAGGATATTAGTTTTTCTGCAGCGTCATCTGTACTCCAGCATAATTCCCAAAGCCAAG GCGATTATCGACCATGGCTCAGTCCGCCCCTCCGGTTCTCTCCGTGGTCCCCACTCGGGCTCTGGTGGATGA
- the LOC137589120 gene encoding peroxisomal succinyl-coenzyme A thioesterase-like isoform X1 — MFSSYPARCLQTHSITKDRGLVITMSFILLFCSRSATRLSRRLSTMAQSAPPVLSVVPTRALVDEKFKVVVENLAPGSPVTLHSFHQSEDQDYWEAFGHYISDHRGAVSVAEDFSFGGTYTGVEVMGLLWSMRPAPGSREGNRLRKKNVCTPMLVSISVYRGHLAEGFRDQSPLASVLIERWYMAPGVQRINIREKGVRGTLFIPPGPGPFPGVLDMWGGGGGLVEYRSSLLASHSYASFALEYFTDGQAEVELSYFEAAFNILKDHPQVRPDRIGIFGICLGSSVAMHMVTRSTIVKPLCCVCVSGFHVIIPGFGKRQINELLNKYSNVMRVDENNHHIWREIGLQIMKDPSKKLNMGNISCPLLLVNGLDDQNCAASKFAEDIFQTLNATGKDHLLTTVQYPGAGHLIEPPFSPHNRATTFLTGTNSKLILLWGGQTKAHADAQEDGWKRILVFLQRHLYSSIIPKAKAIIDHGSVRPSGSLRGPHSGSGG; from the exons ATGTTCAGCTCTTATCCAGCTCGCTGCTTGCAGACACACTCCATCACAAAGGACCGTGGTTTAGTGATAACAATgtcattcattctgttgttttgCTCGAGGTCCGCTACCCGACTTTCAAG GCGATTGTCGACCATGGCTCAGTCCGCCCCTCCAGTTCTCTCTGTTGTCCCCACTCGGGCTCTGGTGGATGAGAAGTTCAAGGTGGTGGTAGAGAACCTGGCTCCAGGATCCCCAGTAACCCTTCACTCCTTCCACCAGTCAGAGGATCAGGATTACTGGGAGGCCTTTGGACACTACATCAGTGATCACAGAGGAGCGGTATCTG TTGCAGAGGATTTTAGTTTTGGGGGCACCTACACAGGAGTAGAGGTCATGGGTTTGTTGTGGAGTATGCGGCCAGCTCCAGGAAGTCGAGAAGGCAACAG gttgagaaagaaaaatgtctgcACCCCCATGCTGGTCAGCATCTCGGTCTACAGAGGACATTTAGCTGAGGGCTTCAGGGATCAGAGTCCTCTGGCGTCGGTGCTCATAGAAAGATGGTACATGGCTCCAGGGGTCCAGAGGATCAATATCAGAGAGAAAGGAGTCAGAGGGACCCTCTTTATACCACCAG GTCCTGGGCCTTTCCCTGGGGTGCTGGATAtgtggggagggggtggaggacTGGTGGAGTATCGCTCGTCTCTGCTGGCATCCCACAGTTATGCTTCTTTTGCACTGGAGTATTTCACCGATGGTCAAGCAGAAGTTGAATTGAGCTATTTTGAG GCAGCATTTAATATTCTAAAGGACCATCCTCAAGTGAGGCCAGACAGAATTGGAATTTTCGGTATTTGCCTCGGCTCATCTGTGGCCATGCATATGGTAACAAGGAGCACCATTGTTAAG cctctttgttgtgtttgtgtcagcgGCTTCCACGTCATTATTCCTGGATTTGGCAAGAGACAAATCAATGAACTATTGAATAA GTATTCTAATGTGATGCGTGTGGATGAGAACAACCATCACATATGGCGAGAGATTGGTTTGCAAATTATGAAAGACCCGTCAAAGAAACTGAAT atggggaacatcagctGTCCTCTGTTGTTGGTCAATGGCCTTGATGATCAAAACTGTGCTGCATCCAAGTTTGCTGAAGAT ATCTTCCAGACATTGAATGCCACAGGGAAGGACCACCTGCTGACCACAGTGCAATACCCTGGTGCTGGACACCTGATTGAACCACCCTTCTCACCACACAACAGGGCTACTACATTTTTGACCGGCACAAATTCTAAAT tgatATTGCTGTGGGGAGGACAAACAAAAGCCCATGCAGATGCCCAGGAAGATGGCTGGAAGAGGATATTAGTTTTTCTGCAGCGTCATCTGTACTCCAGCATAATTCCCAAAGCCAAG GCGATTATCGACCATGGCTCAGTCCGCCCCTCCGGTTCTCTCCGTGGTCCCCACTCGGGCTCTGGTGGATGA